Below is a window of Veillonella rodentium DNA.
TGGGAAGCGTACAATCGTTTTGTAAGTCGCTCGAAGGCGCCGGGTGCATTCGATTCACGTAGTAACGACTCCGGTGAAAATAACCTCTTCGGTACAAGTACAAGCGATAACAATCACTTTACGATTACCGCCGCTCTGCACGATACGACATCCAATCAGGATGTATATGTAGAAAACGCAAAAATTGTTACCATGATGAACCCGATGAATTATCTCGGTTCACCGGCGGCAACAAATGCACGTTACTATCGTATCCGATACGGTACAGCGGATAGTAACACATCCATGGCGATTCCGTTAATCGTCGGCACACGTGCACAAAACCTCGGATACAGGGTAGACATGGCGACGCCGTTCAACGTGGATCACTCCGGTGACTATGACCTGGAGGAACTGTTCAATTGGATGGATTCGATTGTGAAAAACGGTCGCTAACAGATTGCTAATCAAACAATTATATAGTACATGAAAGTACATAAAGAAAGGACCTCCCTACGGAGGTCCTTTTCTGTCACGCTTCTTTCACTCACCATTTTTACAAGTATTCATTGCATTGTGAAAATGTATAAGTTTCGAGATATTATATTTTCAGAAATCATACTTTCAAAATATTACATTACCGGAAATATTATACGTCCAAGAATTTATATATCCGAGAGCACTATGCTTCCGGGAACAAAGGTGTCGACAAATAGCGTTCCCCTGTATCAGGAAGAATCACCACGATGTTTTTACCTTTATTTTCCGGACGTTTAGCCAACTCTTGAGCCGCCCATAATGCAGCACCGGAGGAAATACCAACCAATACGCCTTCGGTATGGCCGAATGCTTGAGCCGTTTTGAATGCATCATCATTCGCAACCTGAATAACTTCATCGTATATATGAGTATCCAATATGTCCGGAATGAAACCGGCGCCTAAGCCCTGGATTTTATGAGGGCCCGGTTTGCCATTCGATAACACCGCGGAATCAGCCGGCTCTACGGCAACCACCTTGACGCCCGGGTTCTGTTCTTTCAAATAGCGCCCCGCACCGGTCAATGTACCGCCTGTACCGACACCGGCTACATAGATATCGACAGCACCGTCTGTGTCCTGCCAAATTTCAGGACCCGTAGTTTTATAATGAACTGCAGGGTTCGCCTGGTTTACGAATTGGCCCGCTTCAATCGCCCCAGCCGTAGCAGTTACGATTTCTTTAGCCTTAGCAATGGCCCCCTTCATGCCGAGAGATCCATCGGTCAATACCAGTTGAGCCCCATAGCCGAGCATCAATTTACGACGTTCAATGGACATTGTTTCCGGCATTACAATGACTACCTTATAGCCCAATGCGGCACCTACAGCGGATAAGCCGATACCGGT
It encodes the following:
- the cysK gene encoding cysteine synthase A, which codes for MSNIAKSFVELIGKTPLLAATRFGKTVGAESNIFAKLEYFNPGGSVKDRIAAAIIQAAVESGELQPGGTIVEATSGNTGIGLSAVGAALGYKVVIVMPETMSIERRKLMLGYGAQLVLTDGSLGMKGAIAKAKEIVTATAGAIEAGQFVNQANPAVHYKTTGPEIWQDTDGAVDIYVAGVGTGGTLTGAGRYLKEQNPGVKVVAVEPADSAVLSNGKPGPHKIQGLGAGFIPDILDTHIYDEVIQVANDDAFKTAQAFGHTEGVLVGISSGAALWAAQELAKRPENKGKNIVVILPDTGERYLSTPLFPEA